One genomic region from Sphingobacteriales bacterium encodes:
- the metG gene encoding methionine--tRNA ligase: protein MNQPKRYTITAALPYANGPLHIGHLAGAYISADIYARYLRLKGEDVVFVCGSDEHGAAITIKAKKENTTPKEIVDKYHTIIRDSFEKFGISFDIYHRTSEKVHYDTSQEFFRILNEKNAFEIIESEQYYDEEAKQFLADRYIIGTCPKCGNENAYGDQCEKCGSSLNPTDLINPTSTISGHQPVLKKTKHWFLRLDEQQDEIAAWLETKKDVWKNHVYGQCKSWINDGLRPRAMTRDLDWGIPVPPEIEGSQGKVLYVWLDAPIGYISATKQLFREKATGQTEFSYNRRSFEGAREDDWKKYWQYEDTTLIHFIGKDNIVFHCIIFPAILKATGQYILPDNVPANEFMNLEGDKISTSRNWAVWLHEYLQDFPGREDELRYTLIANMPENKDSEFTWQDFQNRVNSELGNNLGNFVKRVSDLLHKFYGGVVPEYTLQRGNMIYDVLFEQIDQKIYHISSLIGGRYSTHEETGTITWGTGFRFREAMFEVMQLSTLGNIFLQENEPWKLIKTDEIRVAEIMYIASQFVGALAYVLKPLLPKTAKKIESIMHIQVEYNESGLNDFRNGKIIQIIPAGTKINPSEILFPKIEDEQIAFQIDKLNKTKQQIRQISPDVEMTQGTQSAFMPLKSQIQYDDFSRMDIRTGKILTAEKVEKADKLLKLTVDIGMEQRTIVSGIAEHFQPEEIIGKDVSVLINLVPRKLRGIESNGMILMAEDADGKLYFVKADGVSAGNVIK, encoded by the coding sequence ATGAATCAACCGAAACGATACACCATTACCGCTGCACTGCCTTATGCCAACGGACCTTTGCATATCGGCCATTTGGCCGGGGCATACATTTCGGCGGATATTTATGCCCGGTATCTGAGGCTGAAGGGAGAGGATGTCGTTTTTGTATGTGGCAGCGATGAACATGGGGCGGCCATTACCATTAAAGCTAAAAAGGAAAATACGACACCGAAAGAAATAGTAGATAAATACCACACCATCATCCGGGACAGTTTTGAGAAATTCGGTATCTCTTTCGATATTTATCACCGTACTTCCGAAAAGGTACACTATGATACCTCGCAGGAATTTTTCCGGATATTAAATGAAAAGAATGCTTTTGAAATCATCGAAAGCGAACAATATTACGATGAGGAGGCAAAGCAGTTTCTGGCCGACAGATATATCATCGGCACCTGCCCAAAGTGCGGCAATGAGAATGCATACGGCGACCAGTGCGAAAAATGCGGCAGCTCGCTGAATCCGACCGACCTGATTAATCCTACATCCACCATCAGCGGCCATCAGCCGGTACTGAAAAAAACCAAACACTGGTTTCTAAGACTGGATGAACAGCAGGATGAAATCGCGGCCTGGCTGGAAACGAAAAAAGATGTTTGGAAGAACCATGTATACGGACAATGCAAAAGTTGGATCAATGACGGACTGAGGCCGAGAGCAATGACCCGAGATCTGGACTGGGGAATTCCGGTACCACCGGAAATTGAAGGCAGCCAAGGTAAGGTGCTCTATGTGTGGCTCGATGCGCCGATTGGCTATATTTCCGCCACCAAACAATTGTTCCGGGAAAAGGCAACGGGCCAAACGGAGTTTTCCTACAATAGGAGAAGCTTTGAAGGTGCACGGGAAGACGACTGGAAAAAATACTGGCAGTATGAAGACACGACGCTGATACATTTTATCGGTAAGGATAATATTGTATTTCACTGCATCATCTTTCCGGCCATCTTAAAAGCCACCGGGCAGTATATTTTACCGGACAATGTGCCGGCGAATGAATTCATGAACCTCGAGGGTGATAAGATTTCCACTTCCAGGAATTGGGCTGTTTGGCTGCATGAGTATTTGCAGGATTTCCCGGGCAGGGAAGACGAGTTGCGCTATACGCTCATTGCGAATATGCCTGAAAACAAAGACAGTGAGTTCACCTGGCAGGATTTTCAGAATAGAGTAAATAGTGAACTGGGAAATAACTTAGGGAATTTTGTAAAACGTGTTTCTGATTTATTGCATAAGTTTTATGGGGGTGTAGTTCCGGAATATACACTTCAAAGAGGTAATATGATATATGATGTGTTATTTGAACAAATTGACCAAAAGATATATCATATAAGCAGCTTAATAGGCGGAAGATATTCAACGCATGAAGAGACTGGTACTATTACTTGGGGTACGGGCTTCAGGTTCAGAGAGGCAATGTTTGAGGTAATGCAATTGTCAACATTAGGAAATATATTTTTACAAGAAAATGAGCCATGGAAGCTAATCAAAACAGATGAAATTAGAGTCGCGGAAATTATGTATATAGCTTCTCAGTTTGTGGGGGCATTAGCCTATGTTTTAAAACCACTACTACCTAAAACTGCTAAAAAGATAGAAAGTATTATGCATATTCAAGTTGAATATAATGAATCAGGGTTAAATGATTTTAGGAATGGTAAAATAATTCAAATTATTCCAGCAGGCACCAAAATAAACCCATCTGAAATTTTATTTCCAAAAATCGAAGATGAGCAAATCGCTTTCCAGATAGATAAGTTGAATAAGACCAAACAACAAATCCGGCAGATTTCTCCTGACGTCGAAATGACGCAGGGTACTCAATCAGCATTCATGCCACTCAAATCTCAAATTCAGTACGATGATTTTTCCAGGATGGATATCCGTACCGGAAAAATCCTGACGGCTGAGAAAGTGGAGAAAGCGGATAAGCTGTTAAAACTGACTGTGGATATAGGTATGGAACAGCGTACGATTGTGTCCGGTATTGCGGAGCATTTTCAGCCTGAAGAAATAATTGGGAAGGATGTATCGGTATTGATTAACTTAGTGCCCAGAAAATTACGCGGCATTGAAAGCAACGGCATGATACTGATGGCGGAAGATGCAGACGGAAAATTGTATTTTGTGAAAGCGGATGGTGTAAGTGCCGGAAATGTAATTAAATAG
- a CDS encoding STAS domain-containing protein codes for MKFSVDKQDGLVVYELLEDKLTSLNAPVLKSELVLANAEGFKNIVVDLDKVKFVDSSGLSALLIGHRLCKDEKGIFGLCGLNDTIKNLIKISQLEDVLHIYSTQFDATEAIQKKKKK; via the coding sequence ATGAAATTCAGTGTAGATAAACAAGATGGTTTAGTGGTGTATGAACTTTTAGAAGACAAATTAACTTCCTTGAATGCCCCCGTTTTAAAATCAGAATTGGTATTGGCCAATGCAGAAGGCTTTAAAAATATCGTAGTAGATCTGGATAAGGTGAAATTTGTGGATTCTTCCGGATTAAGCGCACTGCTGATCGGGCACCGTTTATGCAAGGATGAAAAAGGGATTTTTGGTTTGTGCGGATTGAATGATACCATTAAAAATCTGATCAAGATCTCCCAGCTGGAAGATGTGCTGCACATCTATTCCACCCAGTTTGATGCTACGGAAGCCATCCAGAAGAAAAAGAAAAAGTGA
- a CDS encoding ribonuclease Z, with translation MNFDVTILGSNSAVFNHGRHPTAQVVNLNNTLFLVDCGEGTQERLAENKIKWFRIDYIFISHLHGDHYFGLIGLLTTFNLLKRTGKLTIFGPKELKKILDVQLKASKTTLLFDLKFVSTDDTAKNLLLDIPECCVYSLPLKHKIPTTGFLFVEKTETRQLDLIKLAKYDIEKTHFKWLKQGYDVQDKQGKTIKNKTVTTAGKTPRSYAFCSDTQYHLPLIKSIKQVSLLYHESTFLDLDKARAKETFHTTALQAAKIAEKSNATKLLLGHFSSRYIDLSILEEEAKTIFKNTELALEGKVFKL, from the coding sequence TTGAATTTTGACGTCACCATATTAGGCAGCAACTCTGCCGTTTTTAATCACGGTAGGCATCCGACTGCTCAGGTTGTCAATTTAAACAATACGTTGTTTCTGGTTGACTGCGGAGAGGGCACCCAGGAACGCCTGGCAGAGAACAAAATCAAATGGTTCCGGATAGATTACATCTTCATTTCCCATTTACACGGCGATCATTATTTTGGTTTAATCGGCCTGCTGACAACCTTTAATTTATTAAAACGGACCGGCAAACTCACCATTTTCGGGCCTAAGGAGTTAAAAAAGATTCTGGATGTTCAGCTAAAGGCCAGCAAAACCACCCTGCTTTTCGATTTAAAATTTGTTTCCACGGATGATACTGCAAAAAATCTGTTGCTGGATATTCCGGAATGCTGTGTGTATTCGCTTCCGCTGAAACATAAGATACCCACCACCGGATTTTTGTTTGTTGAAAAAACGGAAACACGTCAATTGGACCTTATCAAACTGGCAAAATACGACATTGAGAAAACGCATTTCAAATGGCTGAAGCAAGGATATGATGTACAGGACAAGCAGGGAAAAACCATCAAAAACAAAACAGTCACCACAGCCGGAAAGACACCCCGTTCTTATGCTTTTTGTTCAGACACCCAATACCACCTGCCTTTAATTAAAAGCATCAAGCAGGTAAGTTTATTATATCACGAATCTACTTTTTTAGATTTGGATAAGGCGAGAGCGAAAGAAACATTTCACACAACAGCACTCCAGGCAGCCAAGATTGCAGAAAAATCAAATGCAACCAAACTATTGCTTGGTCATTTTTCTTCACGATATATCGATTTAAGTATTCTGGAAGAAGAGGCCAAAACCATCTTTAAAAATACGGAACTCGCTTTAGAGGGAAAGGTATTTAAACTCTGA
- a CDS encoding T9SS type A sorting domain-containing protein, producing MKNPADICIISSSGQEVKKITITDEEIYTLNVSDLNKGLYFIKRVGDNTVQIKPFIKL from the coding sequence GTGAAAAATCCGGCTGACATATGTATTATTTCGTCATCCGGTCAGGAAGTAAAGAAAATAACCATAACCGATGAAGAAATCTACACATTGAATGTCAGCGATCTCAACAAAGGATTATACTTTATAAAACGGGTAGGAGACAACACCGTACAGATCAAACCTTTTATTAAATTATAA
- a CDS encoding LD-carboxypeptidase, with the protein MIRPPYLKKGDTIGITCPARKIPLEDIQSAINTLESWGFNVLLGETIGMEDHQYAGTDVARLADFQRMLNNPKIKAILAARGGYGTVRIMDDLDFRAFMDKPKWIAGFSDITFFHAQLNCNIGVESLHCTMPISFPTNTPEALESMRKALTGESLEYTFHSHPLNRNGVMGGETAGGNLSILYSILGTRTILDCTHKILLIEDLDEYLYHIDRMMIAMKRAGKLKNLAGLVVGGMTDMKDNTVPFGKTAEEIIYEHVAEYDFPVCFNFPCGHIPDNRAVFMGRQATVTVGEQCTFVQ; encoded by the coding sequence ATGATACGTCCACCCTACCTGAAAAAAGGCGACACCATCGGCATCACCTGTCCGGCAAGAAAAATCCCACTGGAAGACATTCAGTCAGCCATCAACACACTGGAAAGCTGGGGATTCAACGTGCTATTGGGCGAAACCATTGGAATGGAGGATCATCAGTATGCCGGGACAGACGTTGCCAGGCTGGCGGATTTTCAGCGCATGCTGAACAACCCAAAGATAAAAGCCATTTTGGCGGCACGGGGAGGTTATGGTACCGTCCGTATCATGGACGACCTGGATTTCCGTGCATTTATGGACAAACCGAAATGGATAGCCGGTTTTTCCGACATCACTTTTTTTCACGCACAACTCAATTGCAATATTGGCGTGGAGTCCTTGCATTGTACTATGCCCATTTCATTCCCGACCAATACGCCGGAAGCGTTGGAATCCATGAGGAAGGCGCTCACAGGGGAATCACTGGAATACACGTTCCATTCGCATCCATTGAACAGAAACGGCGTTATGGGTGGTGAAACGGCCGGCGGAAACTTATCTATCCTTTACAGTATTCTGGGTACCAGAACCATTCTGGACTGTACACATAAAATTTTGTTGATTGAAGACCTGGATGAATATTTATATCACATCGACAGGATGATGATAGCGATGAAACGAGCAGGCAAACTGAAAAATTTAGCCGGGTTGGTAGTCGGCGGCATGACGGACATGAAAGACAACACGGTTCCATTCGGCAAAACAGCAGAAGAAATTATTTATGAGCATGTCGCGGAATATGACTTCCCCGTATGTTTTAATTTTCCCTGCGGTCATATTCCGGACAACCGAGCTGTTTTCATGGGGAGACAGGCGACGGTGACCGTTGGAGAACAATGCACCTTCGTTCAATAA
- a CDS encoding histidine kinase codes for MQGDYFNTLNSLQENKYSKIAGYLSKYAKIMREILESTYKEMNTIEQETDYLNNYLEIQ; via the coding sequence TTGCAGGGCGATTATTTCAATACCTTAAATTCGTTACAGGAAAATAAATATTCTAAAATCGCCGGCTATCTTTCTAAATATGCCAAAATAATGAGAGAGATATTGGAAAGTACGTACAAGGAAATGAATACCATAGAGCAGGAAACAGACTACCTGAATAATTATCTCGAGATACAGTAA
- a CDS encoding ATP-dependent Clp protease ATP-binding subunit: protein MEAKFSPKVKEVISFSREEALRLKHDQIGIEHLLLGLIREGDGMAIKVLRSLDIDIALFRKKVEDAIKDKVTTIPGNVNSLPLTKQAEKVLKITLLEAKSMKQETVGTEHLLLSILKNKENIVTQLLSKWDVTYEVFRAELEFLQNENELNDITSDLPNEPFDEGDEDERGRGFGNQGSAGGASTAKKAASKSNTPVLDNFGRDITRLAEDGKLDPIVGRETEIERVSQILSRRKKNNPILIGEPGVGKTAIVEGLALRIIQRKVSRVLFNKRVVSLDLAALVAGTKYRGQFEERMKAIMTELEKNRDVILFIDEIHTIVGAGGATGSLDASNIFKPALARGELQCIGASTLDEYRQYIEKDGALDRRFQKVMVDPPSPEETLTILKNLKSKYEDYHNVSYSDEAINACVQLSTRYITDRFLPDKAIDVLDEVGARVHLKNIHVPENITQLEQEIENVKEEKNQVVKNQRYEEAARLRDSEKRLQEQLEQAKRDWEEDAKAKRYPVTDEDIAEVVAMMTGIPVKRVAQSESKKLVQMADDLKKQVVGQDEAVAKITKAIQRNRVGLKDPKKPIGTFIFLGPTGVGKTELARALARYMFDTEDSLIRIDMSEYMEKFSISRLIGAPPGYVGYEEGGQLTEKVRRKPYSVILLDEIEKAHPDVYNVLLQVLDDGILTDGLGRKVDFKNSVIIMTSNIGVRQLKDFGTGVGFATAAIRDNSDNLTKGVIQKALQKTFSPEFLNRIDDVIVFNSLGKEEIYKIIDIVLAGVYGRLEKLGYHIELTIGAKDFLSEKGYDPQFGARPLHRAIQKYVEDPLAEEILNTNINEGDTISVDIDETTKDKLKFEIKKKKKKPAKEEQN from the coding sequence ATGGAAGCAAAATTTTCACCCAAGGTAAAAGAAGTGATTTCGTTTAGTCGCGAAGAAGCACTTCGTCTGAAACATGACCAAATCGGTATTGAGCACTTGTTGCTGGGTCTGATACGGGAAGGCGATGGTATGGCCATCAAGGTGCTGCGTTCTTTAGATATAGATATTGCGTTGTTCCGCAAAAAAGTGGAGGATGCTATTAAAGATAAGGTAACGACGATTCCAGGTAACGTAAATAGTTTGCCGCTAACCAAACAGGCGGAAAAGGTATTAAAAATAACGCTTTTAGAGGCAAAGTCCATGAAACAGGAAACGGTGGGCACGGAACACCTTCTCTTATCCATTCTGAAAAACAAAGAAAACATTGTCACACAGCTATTGAGTAAATGGGATGTGACCTATGAAGTTTTCAGAGCGGAACTGGAGTTTCTTCAAAATGAAAACGAATTGAATGATATCACCTCTGATTTACCGAATGAACCATTTGACGAGGGAGATGAGGATGAAAGAGGACGTGGTTTTGGAAATCAGGGCAGTGCCGGTGGGGCGTCGACTGCCAAAAAGGCTGCGTCTAAATCCAATACACCTGTTTTGGATAATTTTGGCAGAGATATCACCCGCTTGGCGGAAGATGGCAAGTTAGACCCCATCGTGGGCAGGGAAACGGAAATCGAACGTGTTTCACAGATATTATCCAGAAGGAAGAAAAATAATCCGATCCTGATAGGTGAGCCAGGTGTAGGTAAAACCGCAATTGTAGAAGGTCTGGCATTGAGAATTATCCAACGCAAAGTATCACGCGTGCTGTTCAACAAACGGGTGGTTTCACTGGATTTGGCTGCATTGGTGGCCGGTACCAAATACCGCGGGCAATTTGAAGAGCGTATGAAAGCCATTATGACGGAGTTGGAAAAAAACCGCGATGTCATTTTATTCATTGATGAGATTCATACCATAGTAGGTGCAGGGGGTGCAACAGGCTCTCTGGATGCTTCCAATATTTTCAAACCGGCATTGGCGCGCGGAGAATTACAATGTATCGGTGCATCCACATTGGATGAATACCGGCAGTATATTGAAAAAGACGGAGCGTTGGACAGACGATTCCAGAAGGTGATGGTGGATCCGCCGTCTCCGGAAGAGACATTGACTATTTTAAAAAATCTGAAATCCAAATACGAAGATTACCACAACGTATCCTACAGCGATGAAGCGATTAATGCCTGTGTTCAGTTGAGCACACGCTATATCACTGACCGATTCCTGCCGGATAAAGCGATTGACGTTTTGGATGAAGTGGGAGCCAGGGTACACCTGAAAAATATTCACGTTCCGGAAAATATTACGCAATTGGAACAGGAGATTGAAAATGTGAAAGAAGAAAAAAACCAGGTGGTGAAAAACCAGCGCTACGAAGAGGCTGCCCGCCTGAGGGATTCCGAAAAACGCTTGCAGGAACAACTGGAACAAGCGAAACGCGACTGGGAAGAAGATGCCAAAGCGAAACGTTATCCGGTGACCGATGAAGATATCGCGGAAGTGGTAGCCATGATGACCGGCATTCCGGTGAAGCGTGTGGCACAGAGCGAAAGCAAGAAACTCGTTCAGATGGCAGATGACCTGAAAAAACAGGTGGTTGGCCAGGATGAAGCGGTGGCGAAAATAACCAAAGCCATTCAGCGTAACCGTGTTGGTCTGAAAGATCCTAAAAAGCCGATTGGTACCTTTATTTTCCTGGGGCCAACGGGTGTCGGTAAAACAGAGTTGGCGCGTGCATTAGCCAGATATATGTTTGATACGGAAGACTCGCTGATACGGATTGATATGAGTGAGTACATGGAAAAATTCTCGATTTCCCGTTTAATCGGGGCTCCTCCGGGATATGTAGGCTATGAGGAAGGTGGACAGCTGACGGAAAAAGTGCGCAGAAAGCCATACTCCGTCATTTTGCTGGATGAGATTGAAAAGGCACATCCCGATGTATACAATGTCTTATTGCAGGTGTTGGATGATGGTATTCTGACCGATGGTCTGGGAAGAAAAGTGGATTTTAAAAACTCCGTCATCATCATGACCTCCAACATCGGTGTCCGTCAGTTGAAAGACTTTGGTACAGGCGTAGGTTTTGCCACAGCCGCTATCAGAGATAATTCCGATAACTTAACAAAAGGGGTTATACAGAAGGCGCTCCAAAAAACGTTCTCACCGGAATTCCTCAACCGAATTGACGATGTGATTGTCTTCAACAGTTTAGGCAAGGAAGAAATCTATAAGATCATCGATATCGTATTGGCAGGCGTTTACGGCCGACTGGAAAAACTGGGCTATCATATTGAGTTGACCATTGGCGCCAAGGATTTCCTCAGTGAGAAAGGGTATGATCCTCAGTTTGGTGCAAGGCCGTTGCATAGGGCGATTCAGAAGTATGTGGAGGACCCGCTGGCGGAAGAAATCCTCAATACCAATATCAACGAAGGCGATACCATCTCGGTGGATATTGATGAGACCACAAAAGATAAGCTGAAGTTCGAAATCAAAAAGAAAAAGAAGAAACCTGCCAAAGAAGAGCAGAACTAA
- a CDS encoding phosphohydrolase: MKYNLIERQPIIEALFASYAPVLGKNHERYKNHVYRIFNYCMYLSNGSCEEKYAIASVFHDIGIWTHNTFDYLKPSIELASAYLLHSNKKEWMEEISRMIDNHHKVTEYKGDYADSVEIFRKADWADVSMSFIPFDIPDDIIKQTEAAFPYKGFHLTLLSLFSKNLIQHPLKPLPMFRK, encoded by the coding sequence ATGAAGTATAATCTAATTGAACGGCAACCCATCATTGAAGCACTTTTCGCTTCTTATGCACCTGTATTAGGAAAAAATCACGAGAGGTATAAAAATCACGTATATCGTATCTTCAATTACTGCATGTATTTGAGCAATGGATCATGTGAAGAAAAATATGCCATTGCTTCTGTCTTTCATGATATCGGCATCTGGACGCACAATACCTTTGATTATTTAAAACCGTCAATTGAACTGGCTTCAGCCTATCTGCTCCATTCCAATAAAAAAGAATGGATGGAAGAAATTTCCCGGATGATTGACAATCACCACAAGGTGACCGAATACAAGGGAGATTATGCAGATTCCGTCGAAATATTCAGGAAAGCGGATTGGGCGGATGTATCCATGTCGTTCATTCCGTTTGATATTCCGGATGATATCATCAAACAAACCGAAGCGGCATTTCCATACAAAGGATTTCACCTTACACTTCTTTCGCTCTTTTCCAAAAATCTGATTCAGCACCCGCTGAAGCCTTTGCCCATGTTCAGAAAATAA
- a CDS encoding alpha/beta fold hydrolase, giving the protein MTKCFLPFIALFLLFSCSKENSDSNQTITEPVPTAHTPVVFLHGFLASGDTYEKQVKRFTSNGYSLADLYVFDWNTLDFSADNVGNLNKFVDSVLAKTGKSQVDLVGHSAGTRVVQDYTSRHRNKIKHLVLLAGFPPDRQDSTPILNIYSSFDFIASGGKDVNGGTNVKQTDKDHYEVATSKETFVAMYKFFNDGASPANLEYTEENDVILSGKSGSFGENKFLANTNVEIYKVDPATGFRINSVPDAVFKTDAKGFWGPYRADKNAYYEFVVYDDVTGSRKVHYYREPFKRSDKLVYLRTFPTGLSIAGLFLSSLPKDDRLGVTAFFGASQAAVAGRDALVLDGNVLSINKFCSKENTTIALFAYDDNKNKNTDLFSLASFSSFPFLKGADIYFPTISPQSVVMTFNGRILKAANWKSGSEGVNVMVFE; this is encoded by the coding sequence ATGACTAAGTGTTTCTTGCCATTCATCGCACTGTTTCTCCTCTTTTCTTGCTCCAAAGAAAATTCAGATAGCAATCAAACTATAACGGAGCCGGTGCCTACGGCGCATACGCCGGTGGTGTTTTTACATGGTTTTCTGGCTTCCGGGGATACTTACGAGAAACAGGTCAAACGATTTACCTCTAACGGTTACAGCTTGGCGGATTTGTATGTGTTTGACTGGAATACACTGGATTTCAGTGCAGACAACGTGGGGAATCTCAATAAATTTGTAGATTCAGTCTTGGCAAAGACGGGAAAGTCACAGGTCGATTTGGTAGGACACAGTGCAGGAACGAGGGTAGTGCAGGATTATACCAGCCGTCATCGGAATAAAATAAAACACCTCGTATTACTTGCGGGTTTTCCTCCGGACAGGCAGGATAGTACACCTATTTTAAATATCTATTCCTCCTTTGATTTTATAGCCTCCGGCGGCAAAGATGTAAATGGCGGAACCAATGTGAAACAGACGGACAAAGATCATTATGAGGTCGCAACTTCAAAAGAAACATTTGTGGCGATGTATAAGTTTTTCAACGATGGCGCTTCGCCAGCTAACCTGGAATATACAGAGGAAAATGATGTCATACTGTCCGGTAAATCCGGGTCTTTTGGTGAAAATAAATTTCTGGCGAATACGAACGTAGAAATTTACAAAGTTGACCCAGCCACCGGATTTAGGATTAATTCAGTGCCGGATGCAGTTTTCAAGACAGATGCTAAAGGGTTCTGGGGCCCTTATCGGGCGGATAAGAATGCATACTATGAATTTGTGGTATATGATGATGTAACGGGCAGCCGAAAGGTGCATTACTACAGAGAACCGTTTAAGCGAAGTGATAAATTGGTCTATCTTAGGACATTTCCGACAGGCTTGAGTATCGCCGGATTGTTTCTTTCGTCTTTGCCCAAGGATGACCGCTTGGGAGTAACGGCATTCTTTGGTGCCAGTCAGGCAGCGGTAGCAGGACGGGATGCGCTGGTGCTCGACGGTAATGTATTGTCAATTAATAAATTCTGCTCAAAAGAAAATACAACTATAGCATTGTTTGCATACGATGACAATAAGAATAAAAATACAGACTTGTTTTCGTTAGCTTCTTTTTCATCTTTTCCGTTTTTAAAAGGTGCAGATATCTATTTCCCTACCATTTCACCACAGTCGGTTGTTATGACGTTTAATGGCAGGATATTAAAGGCTGCCAACTGGAAATCCGGCTCAGAAGGCGTAAATGTGATGGTATTTGAATAG
- a CDS encoding sigma-54-dependent Fis family transcriptional regulator, with product MPKILIVDDEKAIRRTLKEILEYEKYEIDEAEDGEIGLTKIEKNNYDVVVLDVKMPKKDGLEVLTEMQQKGIDTPVIVLSGHGNIETAVEAVKKGAFDYIPKPPDLNRLLITVRNAMDKVSLVTETKILKKKIAKSKEIVGDSNPIQKIKETIAKVAPTEARVLITGDNGSGKELVARWIHEQSNRANGPLVEVNCAAIPSELIESELFGHEKGAFTSAIKQRVGKFEQANGGTLFLDEIGDMSLSAQAKVLRALQENKITKVGGDREEKVDVRVVAATNKDLLKEVEEGRFRLDLYHRLSVILIHVPSLNQRKDDIPVLTDHFLNEICGDYGTPVKKIEKDALEALQARNWTGNIRELRNVVERLIIMSDKTITKQDVIDYSGPSGKAINNGIDFEKFTNLQQLNDYVERSFIEHKLNKNEWNTSKTADDMGVSKKALEEKLENLGLKKR from the coding sequence ATGCCTAAAATTTTGATAGTAGACGATGAGAAAGCGATACGCAGAACGCTGAAAGAAATTCTGGAATACGAGAAGTATGAAATCGATGAAGCCGAAGACGGGGAGATCGGATTGACCAAGATTGAAAAAAATAATTATGATGTCGTTGTTCTGGATGTCAAAATGCCGAAGAAGGATGGATTGGAGGTACTGACGGAAATGCAGCAAAAAGGCATCGATACGCCTGTAATTGTTCTGTCCGGGCACGGAAACATTGAGACCGCAGTGGAAGCCGTTAAAAAAGGGGCATTTGATTATATACCAAAACCACCGGACCTGAACCGTTTGTTGATTACAGTCCGAAATGCGATGGATAAGGTTTCGCTTGTGACGGAAACCAAAATCCTTAAAAAGAAAATCGCGAAATCAAAAGAAATCGTCGGCGATTCCAATCCGATACAGAAGATAAAGGAAACGATTGCAAAAGTGGCGCCTACCGAAGCCCGCGTACTTATTACCGGTGATAACGGTTCCGGAAAAGAACTGGTGGCACGCTGGATCCATGAACAGAGCAACCGTGCAAACGGGCCATTGGTGGAAGTGAACTGTGCCGCCATTCCTTCAGAGTTGATTGAAAGTGAATTGTTCGGCCATGAGAAAGGAGCATTCACTTCCGCCATCAAACAGCGTGTCGGTAAGTTTGAGCAGGCGAACGGAGGTACCTTGTTTTTAGATGAAATCGGGGATATGAGTTTATCTGCCCAGGCGAAAGTATTACGTGCTTTACAGGAAAATAAAATCACTAAGGTAGGCGGCGACAGGGAAGAGAAGGTGGATGTGCGTGTGGTGGCAGCCACCAATAAGGATTTGCTGAAAGAGGTGGAGGAAGGCCGTTTTCGTCTGGATTTATACCATCGCCTGAGTGTTATATTGATACATGTTCCATCGCTCAACCAGCGCAAGGATGATATACCGGTACTGACCGATCATTTTCTGAATGAGATTTGCGGTGATTACGGTACTCCCGTCAAGAAAATTGAAAAAGATGCGCTGGAAGCCTTACAGGCACGCAACTGGACAGGAAACATCCGTGAACTGAGAAACGTGGTGGAACGATTGATTATCATGAGCGACAAGACAATTACCAAACAGGATGTGATTGACTATTCCGGCCCCAGCGGGAAAGCGATAAACAACGGTATTGACTTTGAAAAATTCACCAACTTACAACAACTGAATGACTATGTGGAGCGCAGTTTTATTGAACATAAACTCAATAAGAATGAGTGGAACACTTCCAAAACTGCTGATGATATGGGCGTTTCTAAAAAGGCGTTGGAAGAAAAACTGGAGAATCTGGGATTGAAAAAGAGATAG